Proteins co-encoded in one Elusimicrobia bacterium HGW-Elusimicrobia-1 genomic window:
- a CDS encoding 50S ribosomal protein L7/L12: MSGNLNGKDAMVEAISKMTVLDLAELVKALEEKFGISAASFAAAPAAGAAAGATGAAAQEEKTEFNVVLAAAGANKIQVIKVVREITGLGLKEAKDLVEAAPKAVKEGVNKEQAEELKKKLTEAGATVELK, translated from the coding sequence ATGAGCGGTAATCTTAACGGAAAAGACGCAATGGTCGAAGCCATATCCAAAATGACTGTGCTCGATCTTGCGGAGCTTGTGAAAGCTTTGGAAGAGAAATTCGGCATCTCGGCTGCTTCTTTCGCCGCGGCTCCTGCTGCCGGCGCCGCTGCCGGCGCCACCGGCGCTGCTGCACAGGAAGAGAAGACCGAATTCAACGTGGTACTGGCGGCTGCCGGAGCCAACAAAATTCAGGTCATAAAAGTGGTCAGAGAAATCACTGGTCTGGGTCTCAAAGAGGCCAAAGATCTCGTGGAAGCCGCTCCCAAGGCCGTCAAAGAAGGCGTGAACAAAGAGCAGGCCGAAGAACTTAAGAAAAAACTGACCGAAGCCGGCGCTACCGTCGAATTAAAGTAA
- the rplJ gene encoding 50S ribosomal protein L10, with protein sequence MKTKEQKSKIIAELSEKLAKYPMMIFAEYHGMTVADFDNLRLKIGTASSASAPEFEVVKNNLLTQALTKTKSPAASCAAELKGPLAVLWSTDIISASKAITDFAKSNQKIKLRFAVADGKLITDKEVTAYSQLPTREVLLAQLAGVLRSPVSGLLGILNAPVRNFVLVLHQKSLSK encoded by the coding sequence ATGAAAACTAAAGAGCAGAAATCAAAAATTATCGCCGAATTGTCCGAAAAGCTTGCGAAGTATCCCATGATGATATTCGCCGAATATCATGGTATGACCGTGGCTGATTTCGATAACCTTCGCCTCAAAATAGGCACGGCTTCGTCGGCTTCGGCTCCCGAGTTTGAAGTCGTCAAAAACAATCTCCTCACTCAGGCGCTTACCAAAACAAAAAGCCCCGCGGCCTCTTGCGCGGCGGAATTGAAGGGACCTCTTGCGGTTTTGTGGTCCACGGATATTATTTCCGCGTCCAAGGCCATAACGGATTTTGCAAAAAGCAATCAGAAAATCAAACTGCGTTTCGCGGTTGCCGACGGAAAGCTCATCACGGACAAAGAAGTTACGGCCTATTCTCAACTGCCGACGCGCGAAGTGTTGCTTGCCCAGTTGGCGGGTGTCCTGCGCAGCCCCGTATCGGGTCTTCTGGGGATACTTAACGCCCCCGTCAGGAATTTTGTTCTTGTGTTGCATCAGAAATCATTGTCAAAATAA
- a CDS encoding 30S ribosomal protein S9 has translation MATAKIKSAGSRKNAVAACSIEKGTGKIIINGKTIEQYFGGHSRHIDTCHKPFKVIDAPDKFDVVIVVNGGGLTGQAGAVCHAIARALVKVDENFKPTIKKAGLLTRDARMVERKKPGRPKARKRFQFSKR, from the coding sequence ATCGCAACCGCAAAAATTAAATCAGCCGGAAGCAGAAAAAATGCCGTCGCGGCCTGCTCCATAGAAAAGGGCACCGGCAAAATAATAATAAACGGAAAAACAATCGAGCAATATTTCGGCGGACACTCGCGCCACATAGACACCTGCCACAAACCTTTCAAGGTAATTGATGCTCCGGATAAATTCGATGTCGTCATTGTTGTCAACGGCGGCGGACTCACCGGACAGGCCGGCGCCGTGTGCCACGCCATTGCCCGCGCCCTCGTAAAAGTCGACGAGAATTTTAAGCCGACGATCAAAAAAGCCGGACTTCTCACTCGGGACGCCAGAATGGTCGAGCGCAAAAAACCCGGCAGACCCAAGGCGCGCAAACGCTTCCAATTCTCCAAGCGTTAA
- a CDS encoding 50S ribosomal protein L13: MKTTLLKQIDVKPKWHLIDAKNKVLGRLATEVAGILIGKNKVGYTPSIQNGDCVVLINAADIKLTGKKLDQKIKFTHSGYLGGAKYTPYKKLMIEKPTEAVRLAVKGMLPKNKLGDRMLTRVKIYPGSEHPHEAQIKGESN; this comes from the coding sequence ATGAAAACGACGCTTCTTAAACAAATCGACGTCAAGCCCAAGTGGCATCTCATCGACGCAAAAAACAAGGTTTTGGGTCGCCTTGCCACAGAAGTCGCGGGCATACTTATAGGTAAGAACAAAGTGGGATACACCCCCTCCATACAAAACGGCGACTGTGTAGTATTGATCAACGCAGCCGACATTAAACTGACCGGCAAAAAACTCGACCAAAAAATAAAATTCACACATTCAGGTTACCTCGGCGGCGCCAAATATACCCCGTACAAAAAACTTATGATCGAGAAACCTACCGAGGCCGTGCGTCTTGCTGTCAAGGGAATGTTGCCCAAAAACAAACTCGGCGATCGCATGCTGACCCGCGTAAAAATTTATCCGGGCTCCGAGCATCCCCACGAGGCGCAGATAAAAGGAGAATCAAATTGA